Proteins found in one Artemia franciscana chromosome 13, ASM3288406v1, whole genome shotgun sequence genomic segment:
- the LOC136034384 gene encoding putative ankyrin repeat protein RF_0381 — MPFNKVSRAFSHLFDFFFFSASNKKNTLLEEMKKEDTKLISLQKLLCKGANPNLKDSEEKTALHYASEKGTVNICQLLLRNGADPNLKDSKEKTALHYAFEKGTLDICQLLLSNGADPNLKDSEKRTALHYAAKKGTPVFCYLLLSNGADPNIKGGSYNKTALHYASKKGTLNICQLLLSNGADPNMKGGGCNETALHYAAHWIFKGTFDICQLLISNGADPNLKDSEERTALHYAAQKGTHDICQMLLKNGADPNCKDFYDKTALHYASEKGTLNICQLLLRNGADPKLKDSKEKTALHYAFEKGTLDICQLLLSNGAYPNLKDSEEKTALHYASEKGTLDIHQLLLSNGADPNLKDSEERTALYYAAQKGTALHYAAQKGTHDICQMLLKNGADPNCKDFYDKTALHYASEKGTLDICQLLLSNGADTNLKDSEEKTALHYAFEKGTLDICQLLLSNGADPDLKDSEKRTALHYAAKKGTPVFCYLLLSNGADPNIKGGSYNKTALHYASKKGTLNICQLLLSNGADPNMKGGGCNGTALHYAAHWIFEGTFDICQLLLSNGADLNLKDSDERTALHYAARKGTLDICHMLLKNGADPNCKDLYDKTALHYASEKGTLDIFKLLLSNGADPNLKDSEKKTALNYVSENGTLDIIKLLCYAMGQTRI, encoded by the coding sequence ATGCCCTTTAACAAAGTTTCAAGAGCATtttctcacctatttgatttttttttcttttcagcatcaaacaagaaaaacacCTTATTAGAAGagatgaaaaaagaagacacaaAATTGATCAGTCTCCAAAAGCTGCTATGTAAGGGGGCGAACCCAAATCTGAAAGATAGTGAGGAAAAAACAGCTTTGCATTATGCTTCTGAAAAAGGGACAGTGAATATTTGTCAGCTGCTGCTAAGGAATGGGGCAGACCCGAATCTGAAAGATAGTAAGGAAAAAACAGCGTTGCATTATGCTTTTGAAAAAGGCACATTGGATATTTGTCAGCTGCTGCTAAGCAATGGGGCAGACCCGAATCTGAAAGATAGTGAGAAAAGAACAGCTTTACATTATGCTGCTAAAAAAGGTACACCGGTTTTTTGTTACCTGCTGTTGAGCAATGGAGCCGACCCAAATATAAAAGGTGGCTCGTACAATAAAACAGCTTTGCATTATGCTTCTAAAAAAGGCACACTCAATATTTGTCAACTGCTGCTGAGCAATGGAGCCGACCCAAATATGAAAGGCGGGGGGTGCAACGAAACAGCTTTACATTATGCTGCTCATTGGATATTTAAAGGCACATTTGATATTTGTCAGCTGCTAATAAGCAATGGGGCAGACCCGAATCTGAAAGATAGTGAGGAAAGAACAGCTTTACATTATGCTGCTCAAAAAGGCACCCACGATATTTGTCAAATGCTGCTGAAAAATGGAGCTGACCCTAACTGTAAAGACTTTTACGACAAAACAGCTTTGCATTATGCTTCTGAAAAAGGGACATTGAATATTTGTCAGCTGCTGCTAAGGAATGGGGCAGACCCGAAACTGAAAGATAGTAAGGAAAAAACAGCGTTGCATTATGCTTTTGAAAAAGGCACATTGGATATTTGTCAGCTGCTGCTAAGCAATGGGGCATACCCGAATCTGAAAGATAGTGAGGAAAAAACAGCTTTGCATTATGCTTCTGAAAAAGGGACGTTGGATATTCATCAGCTGCTGCTAAGCAATGGGGCAGACCCGAATCTGAAAGATAGTGAGGAAAGAACAGCTTTATATTATGCTGCTCAAAAAGGAACAGCTTTACATTATGCTGCTCAAAAAGGCACCCACGATATTTGTCAAATGCTGCTGAAAAATGGAGCTGACCCTAACTGTAAAGACTTTTACGACAAAACAGCTTTGCATTATGCTTCTGAAAAAGGCACATTGGATATTTGTCAGCTGCTGCTAAGCAATGGGGCAGACACGAATCTGAAAGATAGTGAGGAAAAAACAGCGTTGCATTATGCTTTTGAAAAAGGCACATTGGATATTTGTCAGCTGCTGCTAAGCAATGGGGCAGACCCGGATCTGAAAGATAGTGAGAAAAGAACAGCTTTACATTATGCTGCTAAAAAAGGTACACCGGTTTTTTGTTACCTGCTGTTGAGCAATGGAGCCGACCCAAATATAAAAGGTGGCTCGTACAATAAAACAGCTTTGCATTATGCTTCTAAAAAAGGCACACTCAATATTTGTCAACTGCTGCTGAGCAATGGAGCCGACCCAAATATGAAAGGCGGGGGATGCAATGGAACAGCTTTACATTATGCTGCTCATTGGATATTTGAAGGCACATTTGATATTTGTCAGCTGCTGCTAAGCAATGGGGCAGACCTGAATCTGAAAGATAGTGATGAAAGAACAGCTTTACATTATGCTGCTCGAAAAGGAACACTCGATATTTGTCATATGCTGCTGAAAAATGGAGCTGACCCTAACTGTAAAGACCTTTACGACAAAACAGCTTTGCATTATGCTTCTGAAAAAGGCACATTGGATATTTTTAAGCTGCTGCTAAGCAATGGGGCAGACCCGAATCTGAAAGATAGTGAGAAAAAAACAGCTTTGAATTATGTTTCTGAAAATGGCACATTGGATATTATTAAGCTTCTCTGCTACGCAATGGGGCAGACACGAATCTGA
- the LOC136035054 gene encoding putative ankyrin repeat protein RF_0381 yields the protein MDICKLLLSNGADPNLKDSEKKTALKYASEKGTLDICKLLLSNGADPNLKDRTLDICQLLLSNWAYPNLKDSEEKTALHYASEKGTLDICQLLLSNGADQNLKDSEERTALHYAAKNGTPVFCYVLLSNGVDPNIKGGSYNKTALHYASKKGTLNICQLLLSNGADPNMKCGWCNQTALYYAAQKGTLDICQMLLKNGADPNCKVFYDKTALDYAADKEALDICHLLLSNGANPNIKSSNTTASPIN from the exons ATGGATATTTGTAAGCTGCTGCTAAGCAATGGGGCAGACCCGAATCTGAAAGATAGTGAGAAAAAAACAGCTTTGAAATATGCTTCTGAAAAAGGCACATTGGATATTTGTAAGCTGCTGCTAAGCAATGGGGCAGACCCGAATCTGAAAGATA GGACGTTGGATATTTGTCAGCTGCTGCTAAGCAATTGGGCATACCCGAATCTGAAAGATAGTGAGGAAAAAACAGCTTTGCATTATGCTTCTGAAAAAGGGACGTTGGATATTTGTCAGCTGCTGCTAAGCAATGGGGCAGACCAGAATCTGAAAGATAGTGAGGAAAGAACAGCTTTGCATTATGCTGCTAAAAATGGTACACCGGTTTTTTGTTACGTGCTGTTGAGCAATGGAGTCGACCCAAATATAAAAGGTGGCTCGTACAATAAAACAGCTTTGCATTATGCTTCTAAAAAAGGCACACTCAATATTTGTCAACTGCTGCTGAGCAATGGAGCCGACCCAAATATGAAATGCGGGTGGTGCAACCAAACAGCTTTATACTATGCTGCTCAAAAAGGCACACTCGATATTTGTCAAATGCTGCTTAAAAATGGAGCTGACCCTAACTGTAAAGTATTTTACGACAAAACAGCTTTAGATTATGCTGCTGATAAAGAAGCACTGGATATTTGTCACCTGCTGCTGAGCAATGGAGCTAACCCAAATATAAAATCCTCTAACACTACGGCATCTCCAATAAACTGA